A part of Pantoea vagans genomic DNA contains:
- a CDS encoding XRE family transcriptional regulator produces MNIGNRIRELRLARGMRLNDLADAVGVDQANISRLETGKQKSFTEQSLNKIASVLNVSLGELFIPPNPENTVYNNSKDSEKVIQGGDVYRVDLLDVNVSAGPGAYIGSDIVDVIRSIEYNADHARNFFGGKPQTTVKMVNVRGDSMSGTIEPGDLIFVDVSVTQFDGDGIYVFGFDGKIHIKRLQIVPDKIVVISDNTRYRDWFIDETNEHRFYIFGKVMISQSQSFKRHG; encoded by the coding sequence ATGAACATAGGAAATCGAATCAGAGAACTTCGCCTTGCGCGGGGAATGAGGCTTAACGATCTGGCAGATGCTGTGGGCGTCGATCAGGCAAATATTTCACGTCTTGAAACAGGAAAGCAAAAATCCTTTACTGAGCAATCGCTTAATAAAATTGCAAGCGTACTAAATGTAAGCCTTGGAGAATTATTTATTCCTCCCAATCCAGAAAATACTGTATATAATAACAGTAAGGATTCCGAAAAAGTCATACAAGGGGGGGATGTGTATCGTGTGGATTTGCTTGATGTAAATGTGAGTGCTGGTCCAGGAGCGTATATAGGAAGTGACATCGTAGATGTTATTCGCTCTATTGAGTACAACGCCGACCATGCCAGAAACTTCTTCGGCGGTAAGCCTCAGACTACTGTAAAGATGGTTAACGTTCGCGGCGACAGCATGTCAGGGACTATTGAACCTGGAGACCTGATTTTTGTAGATGTTTCAGTGACTCAGTTTGATGGTGATGGGATATATGTATTTGGTTTTGATGGAAAAATACACATCAAGCGTCTGCAGATTGTTCCTGATAAAATCGTCGTCATTTCTGATAACACACGCTATCGGGACTGGTTCATTGATGAAACAAATGAGCACCGCTTTTACATCTTCGGCAAAGTCATGATTAGCCAGTCGCAATCGTTTAAGCGTCACGGCTGA
- a CDS encoding conserved phage C-terminal domain-containing protein — MSLLLKIKPLVISPMLAKRIGLNEAIVLQQICYWLEDTLSGVEYNGTRWVYNTIEEWTNQFPFWSSDTVKRTLKSLKKRDLIFVEQLKKTQHDRTNYYAINHANPLLADEGNLPSSKNAILTRRAGHSALFDRDSLPSSIGANCPPLTENTTENTTEITTTPTCQFATQSDDEWSFVRRSRKVLCHLNKITGAKYTEAQSSMGHIQARLKDAFTVEELCLVVDYKHVHWEGTQEYQYMRPKTLFIPGNLPGYLQSAAKWDKAGRPPRSEWKALKRNIQRDITVVPKPDCSVPHGFRG, encoded by the coding sequence ATGAGCTTACTTCTGAAAATTAAGCCATTAGTAATTAGCCCGATGCTCGCCAAGCGTATTGGTTTGAATGAAGCGATAGTGCTGCAACAGATTTGCTACTGGCTGGAGGACACCCTATCTGGTGTCGAATATAACGGTACGCGCTGGGTTTATAACACTATCGAAGAGTGGACAAATCAGTTTCCATTTTGGTCATCGGACACAGTTAAACGTACTCTGAAATCACTTAAAAAACGTGATTTGATTTTTGTAGAGCAGCTGAAAAAAACACAGCATGATCGGACTAATTACTACGCAATCAATCATGCAAACCCACTGTTGGCCGATGAGGGTAATTTGCCCTCATCGAAGAATGCAATCCTCACTCGTCGGGCAGGGCACTCTGCTCTCTTCGACCGGGACAGTCTGCCATCGTCCATAGGTGCAAATTGCCCTCCTCTTACAGAGAATACAACAGAGAATACAACAGAGATTACAACAACCCCTACTTGTCAGTTTGCTACGCAATCAGACGATGAGTGGTCGTTCGTCAGGCGTTCCCGGAAAGTCTTATGCCATCTGAACAAGATTACCGGCGCTAAGTACACTGAGGCGCAGTCGTCGATGGGCCACATCCAGGCCCGGCTTAAAGATGCGTTTACAGTGGAAGAGCTTTGTCTGGTGGTGGATTACAAGCATGTCCACTGGGAAGGCACTCAGGAATATCAGTATATGCGTCCCAAAACGTTGTTCATCCCTGGCAATCTGCCTGGCTATCTGCAGTCAGCTGCCAAATGGGATAAGGCCGGGCGCCCACCGCGTTCTGAGTGGAAAGCCCTGAAACGAAACATTCAGCGGGATATCACGGTGGTGCCAAAACCTGATTGCTCCGTGCCCCATGGTTTTCGCGGCTAA
- a CDS encoding antiterminator Q family protein: MRDMSQVLERWAGWAKSESRNIGYPTIAAGFKGLLPQDSKLTLRCSDEDGLIIEGCLSRLKARRPDEHALIVMYYFFNISKRTLAKQAKRDEKIVRIEIQMAEGFIEGCLAALDVRLDMDDELTPKKNFKKPLMRSATSLVF, from the coding sequence ATGCGTGATATGTCACAGGTATTAGAACGTTGGGCAGGATGGGCTAAATCAGAAAGTCGCAACATCGGTTACCCAACAATTGCAGCAGGGTTTAAAGGGCTGCTGCCGCAGGATTCAAAATTAACGCTTAGATGTAGTGATGAAGACGGGCTGATTATAGAGGGTTGCCTGTCAAGGCTTAAAGCCAGACGTCCGGATGAGCACGCGCTCATTGTGATGTATTACTTTTTCAATATTTCCAAGCGTACCCTTGCGAAGCAGGCTAAACGCGATGAGAAAATAGTAAGAATAGAAATACAGATGGCAGAAGGGTTTATTGAGGGATGTCTGGCAGCGTTGGATGTGCGGCTTGATATGGACGACGAATTGACGCCGAAAAAAAATTTTAAAAAACCTTTAATGCGGTCCGCAACTTCTCTAGTATTCTGA
- a CDS encoding lysozyme, producing the protein MLALIAAGASAPTLMEQFQKEKEGSSLKAYADAGGVWTICGGVTQIKGKSVLQGMKLTADQCRILDRAEQAKALAWVNRHVTVPLTDPQRVGIASFCPWNIGPGKCLPSSFYRKLNAGNRRGACAEMKRWIFDGGKDCRIRSNHCFGQVVRRDQESELTCWGLDQ; encoded by the coding sequence ATGCTGGCACTGATTGCTGCTGGTGCATCAGCGCCCACCCTGATGGAACAGTTCCAGAAGGAGAAAGAGGGAAGCAGCCTGAAAGCTTATGCTGACGCGGGTGGCGTGTGGACGATCTGCGGCGGCGTAACGCAAATAAAAGGTAAGTCAGTCCTACAGGGCATGAAGCTGACAGCCGATCAGTGCCGGATCCTCGACAGAGCGGAGCAGGCTAAGGCGCTGGCATGGGTAAACAGGCATGTAACCGTTCCGCTGACGGATCCACAGAGAGTCGGAATTGCTTCGTTTTGTCCCTGGAATATTGGTCCTGGTAAATGTCTGCCGTCATCATTTTACCGTAAGCTGAATGCCGGGAATCGCAGGGGCGCATGTGCAGAGATGAAACGCTGGATATTTGACGGGGGTAAAGACTGCCGCATACGCTCTAACCACTGCTTTGGACAGGTTGTGCGTCGCGATCAGGAATCAGAGTTAACGTGCTGGGGGCTGGATCAATGA
- a CDS encoding lysis protein: MTRLLLISIAVVMCLTCAGLLALHYHEQAVTFESQRDKVKEQLRLANDTIINLQMRQRDVAALDAKYTKELAEAKAGLDSLQQCVSSGKCRLHLNATCPRGEATITAGLDVAASPGLTDAAQRNYFILRKRISLAGKQIAGLQQYIKEQCLR, translated from the coding sequence ATGACGAGATTACTGCTGATAAGTATTGCGGTAGTAATGTGTCTGACCTGTGCAGGATTGCTGGCACTTCATTATCACGAGCAGGCTGTCACATTTGAATCTCAGCGCGACAAGGTAAAAGAACAACTGAGGCTGGCTAATGACACCATTATCAATTTGCAGATGCGCCAGCGCGATGTGGCCGCGCTTGATGCGAAATATACAAAGGAACTGGCAGAGGCTAAAGCCGGGCTTGATTCTCTTCAGCAGTGCGTTAGCTCTGGTAAGTGCAGGCTGCACCTCAACGCAACCTGCCCCAGAGGTGAGGCCACCATCACCGCCGGCCTGGATGTTGCAGCCAGCCCCGGACTTACTGACGCCGCTCAACGGAATTATTTCATCCTCAGAAAGCGAATCAGCCTTGCCGGAAAACAGATAGCGGGATTGCAGCAGTACATCAAAGAGCAGTGCCTGAGGTAG
- a CDS encoding DUF3383 family protein produces MAQGLPVSSIVNVDVILSPAAAAGRNFGSLLILGTSTVIPVTERLRLYTRTEDISADFGADSPEYAAAQVYFSQSPQPTQVYIGRWAKTLEAGVAGSTETLAQAVTAVLQFTNWYGLAIADKDDLTAADITATAAAIQASGESRIFAVTSADSDIPDPASSTDIASTLKKAGYSRTFIQYSTTSKYAALSAFGRAFTVNFTGSNTTITMKFKDEPGVAYETLSNAAAAAIDAKNANVYVYYANDTAILQQGVMANGDFFDERHGLDWLQNFVQTNYFNLLYTSQTKIPQTDAGGTRLLANVEQSMEQAEKNGLIAPGVWNGGPIGELSSGDTLTKGYYCYITPIAEQAQADRDKRKAPLLQMACKLAGAVHYGDVQINVVR; encoded by the coding sequence ATGGCACAGGGCTTACCTGTATCCAGCATTGTAAATGTTGACGTGATTCTGTCGCCCGCTGCGGCGGCAGGTCGTAATTTTGGTTCACTGCTCATTCTGGGCACTTCAACGGTCATTCCGGTGACCGAGCGCCTGCGGCTTTATACCCGTACAGAAGACATTAGCGCAGATTTTGGGGCAGACAGCCCCGAATATGCGGCTGCACAGGTTTATTTTTCTCAGTCACCGCAGCCGACGCAGGTCTATATCGGGCGCTGGGCAAAAACGCTGGAAGCCGGCGTGGCCGGTAGCACTGAAACACTGGCGCAGGCTGTCACCGCCGTTCTTCAGTTCACCAACTGGTACGGCCTGGCCATTGCTGATAAAGACGATCTGACCGCAGCGGATATCACAGCCACCGCTGCTGCTATTCAGGCGTCAGGCGAGAGCCGCATCTTTGCTGTGACTTCTGCAGATTCCGACATTCCTGATCCAGCGTCATCCACCGATATTGCATCAACGCTGAAAAAAGCGGGTTACAGCCGGACTTTCATTCAGTACTCAACAACCAGCAAATATGCTGCGCTGTCAGCATTCGGGCGCGCCTTTACGGTGAATTTCACCGGCAGTAACACCACCATCACGATGAAATTCAAAGATGAACCCGGCGTAGCTTATGAAACGCTGAGCAATGCTGCAGCGGCAGCGATCGATGCGAAAAATGCCAACGTCTATGTCTATTACGCGAATGACACGGCAATCCTTCAGCAGGGCGTTATGGCTAACGGCGATTTCTTCGATGAACGTCACGGGCTGGACTGGCTGCAGAACTTTGTACAGACCAACTATTTCAATCTGCTTTACACCTCACAGACCAAAATTCCCCAGACTGACGCGGGCGGGACCCGGCTGCTGGCTAATGTGGAGCAGTCAATGGAGCAGGCAGAAAAGAACGGTCTTATTGCGCCGGGCGTCTGGAATGGTGGCCCGATTGGAGAGCTTTCATCCGGCGATACCCTGACAAAAGGGTATTACTGCTATATCACACCCATCGCTGAACAGGCACAGGCCGATCGCGATAAGCGCAAAGCTCCCCTGCTGCAGATGGCCTGTAAGCTGGCAGGTGCGGTGCATTATGGCGATGTTCAGATCAACGTAGTCCGTTAA
- a CDS encoding DUF3277 family protein has protein sequence MSTYSFIDVTASLAGPSGAVDLGYGAANSEEGIVVAMTEAKNTMTTGADGEGMHSLHAGKSGTVTINLLKTSPVNKKLSIMYNAQSLSSTLWGNNVIVVRNTASGDLVTARGCAFQKVPDFSNPKVAGTVAWVFDCIKIDKLLGEY, from the coding sequence ATGAGTACTTATAGTTTTATTGATGTTACAGCGTCGCTGGCCGGTCCTTCAGGTGCCGTGGACCTGGGTTACGGAGCCGCAAACTCTGAGGAGGGGATTGTGGTTGCCATGACCGAGGCCAAAAACACGATGACAACGGGTGCAGATGGTGAAGGCATGCACAGCCTGCATGCGGGAAAAAGTGGCACAGTGACGATTAATCTCCTGAAAACCTCACCCGTGAATAAGAAGCTCTCAATCATGTACAACGCGCAGAGTCTTTCTTCCACGCTGTGGGGTAATAACGTGATTGTTGTGCGTAATACCGCATCCGGTGATTTGGTCACTGCGCGCGGTTGCGCTTTCCAGAAAGTACCGGACTTCAGTAACCCGAAGGTAGCAGGAACGGTAGCGTGGGTTTTTGACTGCATCAAAATCGATAAACTGCTCGGGGAATATTGA
- a CDS encoding phage tail assembly chaperone has protein sequence MEFEIKGVRYRTAKLTVFDQLKVTRKLLPVLAGLFSEFGTIRNLLPKPGDEKTTGTLNSYAPLFEKLLPHVADQLAGLSEEDTNAIIFPCLAVVSRHQDKASWVPVTRQGELMFDDIDLISMLQMVGRVVGDSLGNILPAAPVSETAGQLLPD, from the coding sequence ATGGAATTTGAGATTAAAGGTGTGCGTTATCGCACCGCAAAACTCACTGTTTTTGATCAGCTTAAAGTTACCCGAAAACTGTTGCCGGTGCTGGCTGGCCTGTTTTCTGAGTTCGGCACTATTCGAAATCTTTTGCCAAAACCGGGCGATGAAAAAACGACCGGCACGCTTAACAGCTATGCACCACTTTTCGAAAAGCTGCTGCCGCATGTTGCGGATCAGCTGGCCGGGCTAAGTGAAGAGGATACCAACGCGATCATTTTCCCCTGTCTTGCCGTTGTGTCCCGCCATCAGGATAAAGCCTCATGGGTGCCGGTCACCAGACAGGGTGAACTGATGTTTGATGACATTGATCTCATCAGTATGCTGCAGATGGTGGGGCGGGTCGTGGGTGACAGCCTGGGAAATATTTTGCCCGCAGCCCCCGTCAGCGAGACTGCGGGCCAGTTGTTACCGGACTGA
- a CDS encoding DUF6889 family protein: protein MRPVDAGYISYDKLLDGTVDLADIARMNDWLDMKADNEERIRRWREANER from the coding sequence ATGCGCCCGGTGGATGCCGGGTACATCAGTTATGACAAGCTGCTTGACGGAACTGTCGATCTGGCTGACATCGCCCGGATGAATGACTGGCTGGATATGAAGGCTGACAATGAGGAGCGGATAAGACGCTGGAGAGAGGCGAATGAACGCTGA
- a CDS encoding transglycosylase SLT domain-containing protein — MNAETIKDFLISLGFKVDDAGAKKFDATIAATTLQAVKLADAVKATALSVVAFTTKIASGLDNLYWMSQRTGTSARSIEQIGYAVSQLGGTVDGARSSLEGLAQFVRNSPGAEALLNRLGVKTRDASGNLLDMASVFTRVVQMLNKMPPDRANHYAQMLGIDEKTLIATRRDVGRFSTQYAQMTQAIGYNPDVAAASSNRFMTALRSFGQMADMTRDKIGSGLADGLADSIDTLTKKVVDNFPLIERTITLGIEGIVWLGEVIGKVIFRLIQAANDIRDWWNTLDSSTQQLTAILGGLVVAWGLLNSAFMVSPVGIVASLGMAIIGLYDDYRKWKEGGESLIDWEAWEPGITQAVNNIEGMVSSIKALVREAAKLFGIDPKAWSLKWEFTDLMRNLGDLKKMLTLLGDLLNALNEHRWSDAVSIGKQLLQQGSERPDALPGVTENAQAARKEISGWYHTFMDKFNRLLLQRSGGSSEPPAIPGKPVKDTDTPAPDYRPAQQANAFRYSHPAKEGLTLPDALPPAFKMLEQLYQLPERLLRSVAISGSGGNPDTVSGAGAHGLFHILPPFDRNVGLPGNEALYPVKAAGAAERYLNQLLKADNGDLAKSLASYNLGLGNVQRYGMSLMPAETRSNLPGEMSNLPSSGYGPISQETNIHVHGVNDPYRVATEVADKQLAVNSRFMQTIVTGPR; from the coding sequence ATGAACGCTGAAACAATCAAAGATTTTCTGATAAGCCTCGGGTTTAAGGTTGATGATGCGGGTGCAAAAAAATTTGATGCCACTATCGCCGCAACCACATTACAGGCCGTTAAGCTGGCAGATGCTGTTAAAGCGACTGCATTATCAGTGGTCGCATTTACAACAAAAATCGCCAGCGGACTCGATAACCTCTACTGGATGTCGCAGCGTACCGGAACCAGCGCCAGAAGTATCGAGCAGATAGGCTATGCCGTATCTCAACTGGGTGGAACAGTTGATGGCGCACGTTCATCACTGGAGGGGCTGGCACAGTTTGTCCGTAATAGCCCCGGTGCTGAAGCCTTGCTGAATCGTCTGGGTGTAAAGACGCGGGATGCCAGCGGCAATCTGCTGGACATGGCGTCTGTTTTCACCCGCGTCGTTCAGATGCTGAATAAAATGCCTCCTGACCGCGCAAATCACTATGCGCAGATGCTGGGCATTGATGAAAAGACCCTGATAGCAACGCGCCGTGATGTGGGTCGGTTCAGTACACAGTACGCGCAGATGACGCAAGCTATCGGCTACAACCCTGACGTCGCGGCTGCCAGCTCTAACCGGTTTATGACCGCTCTGCGTTCATTTGGGCAGATGGCAGACATGACGCGGGATAAAATTGGTTCCGGTCTGGCTGACGGTCTGGCAGATTCAATTGATACGCTGACAAAGAAGGTGGTCGATAATTTTCCACTGATTGAGCGTACGATTACCCTCGGCATCGAGGGTATCGTGTGGCTGGGGGAGGTAATTGGGAAGGTAATTTTCAGGCTGATTCAGGCGGCCAATGATATCCGGGACTGGTGGAATACCCTTGATAGCAGTACGCAGCAATTGACAGCGATACTGGGCGGGCTTGTGGTTGCCTGGGGGCTTCTGAACAGTGCGTTTATGGTCTCACCAGTCGGTATTGTTGCTTCTCTGGGGATGGCAATCATTGGACTTTATGATGATTACCGGAAATGGAAAGAAGGCGGGGAATCGCTGATCGACTGGGAGGCGTGGGAGCCGGGGATTACGCAGGCCGTAAACAACATCGAGGGCATGGTCAGCAGTATTAAGGCGCTGGTAAGAGAAGCGGCTAAGTTGTTTGGTATCGATCCGAAAGCGTGGAGTCTGAAGTGGGAATTTACAGACCTGATGCGCAACCTGGGCGATCTGAAAAAAATGCTGACGCTTCTCGGGGACCTGCTGAACGCTCTGAACGAACATCGCTGGTCTGACGCAGTCAGCATCGGCAAACAACTGCTGCAACAGGGCAGTGAGAGGCCTGATGCATTACCCGGTGTGACAGAGAATGCCCAGGCGGCCCGAAAGGAGATTAGCGGCTGGTATCACACTTTCATGGATAAATTTAATCGCCTGCTCCTTCAGCGGTCAGGTGGCTCATCGGAACCTCCTGCTATACCGGGCAAGCCGGTAAAAGATACAGATACGCCGGCTCCTGATTACAGGCCAGCGCAACAGGCCAATGCCTTCCGTTATTCCCACCCGGCAAAAGAGGGTCTGACGCTACCGGACGCATTGCCGCCAGCCTTTAAGATGCTGGAGCAGTTATACCAGCTACCGGAAAGGCTTTTGCGCAGTGTGGCAATCTCCGGGTCCGGAGGTAATCCCGACACCGTTTCCGGCGCGGGCGCTCATGGGCTATTTCATATTCTGCCTCCTTTTGATCGCAATGTGGGGTTGCCGGGCAATGAGGCGCTTTACCCGGTAAAAGCCGCTGGCGCAGCAGAGCGATATCTTAATCAGCTACTTAAGGCTGATAACGGTGACCTGGCTAAATCACTGGCTTCTTATAACCTGGGGCTGGGCAATGTGCAGAGATATGGAATGTCACTTATGCCGGCAGAGACAAGAAGCAATCTGCCTGGAGAGATGAGCAACCTGCCGTCTTCTGGATACGGCCCGATTAGTCAGGAAACAAACATTCATGTTCATGGTGTCAACGATCCATACCGGGTAGCCACTGAGGTTGCTGATAAACAGCTGGCGGTTAACTCCCGCTTTATGCAGACCATCGTAACAGGGCCACGCTAA
- a CDS encoding phage baseplate protein, whose amino-acid sequence MDILSTLFHQQKRKIELFVPSVVISEKHVDTLEITQHPVEDKAPITDHAFRVPAEVVMEVGFAGGGALLDLLDTSSYGLSYKLGPQEIYMQLLELQRSRVPFDVVTGKRLYRNMLMRVLDVTTDKAKENVLSATLTLREVLITSAQKNAIADKTNMSQGVSTSAIQNAGVKSLKPVNKPGLY is encoded by the coding sequence ATGGACATTCTCTCAACACTGTTTCACCAGCAGAAACGTAAAATTGAGCTGTTCGTTCCCAGTGTAGTCATTTCTGAGAAGCATGTTGACACGCTGGAAATCACCCAACATCCGGTAGAGGACAAGGCACCAATAACTGACCACGCCTTCCGTGTGCCCGCTGAAGTCGTCATGGAGGTAGGTTTTGCTGGCGGGGGGGCGCTGCTTGACCTGCTGGATACTTCATCTTACGGGCTGAGTTACAAGCTGGGCCCGCAAGAGATTTATATGCAGCTTCTGGAACTCCAGCGTAGTCGCGTACCTTTCGATGTGGTCACCGGCAAACGACTTTACCGCAACATGCTGATGCGCGTGCTGGATGTGACCACCGACAAAGCCAAAGAGAATGTATTGTCTGCCACGCTGACGCTGAGGGAGGTGTTAATTACCTCTGCGCAGAAAAACGCAATTGCAGATAAAACTAATATGAGCCAGGGGGTCAGCACCTCCGCTATTCAGAACGCCGGTGTTAAATCACTAAAGCCGGTAAATAAGCCGGGGCTGTACTGA
- a CDS encoding phage baseplate plug family protein translates to MQTSEIPLSPDNQQFTITINGVNYSILTLWRDEAGWVIDLLDSSEVAIVTGIPLVTGTNLLGQSGFLHPGFGLVVVCDDPAQNYPTRDDLGIKSHLLVITE, encoded by the coding sequence ATGCAGACCAGTGAAATTCCTTTGTCGCCGGATAACCAACAGTTCACCATTACAATTAACGGTGTCAATTACTCGATACTGACGCTGTGGCGAGATGAAGCAGGCTGGGTGATTGATCTGCTCGACAGCAGCGAGGTGGCGATTGTGACAGGTATTCCTCTCGTTACCGGTACAAACCTACTGGGACAGTCCGGCTTTCTTCATCCGGGATTTGGGCTGGTAGTGGTCTGTGATGATCCGGCGCAGAATTATCCGACACGGGATGATTTGGGGATAAAAAGCCACTTGCTGGTCATAACGGAGTAA